In the Phaseolus vulgaris cultivar G19833 chromosome 7, P. vulgaris v2.0, whole genome shotgun sequence genome, one interval contains:
- the LOC137828807 gene encoding cell division cycle protein 48 homolog — translation MANQPESSDAKGTKRDFSTAILERKKAPNRLVVDEAVNDDNSVVALHPDTMDKLQLFRGDTILLKGKKRKDTVCIALADDTCEEPKIRMNKVVRNNLRVRLGDVVSVHPCPDVKYGKRVHILPVDDTIEGVTGNLFDAYLKPYFLEAYRPVRKGDLFLVRGGMRSVEFKVIETDPAEYCVVAPDTEIFCEGEPVKREDENRLDEVGYDDVGGVRKQMAQIRELVELPLRHPQLFKSIGVKPPKGILLYGPPGSGKTLIARAVANETGAFFFCINGPEIMSKLAGESESNLRKAFEEAEKNAPSIIFIDEIDSIAPKREKTHGEVERRIVSQLLTLMDGLKSRAHVIVIGATNRPNSIDPALRRFGRFDREIDIGVPDEVGRLEVLRIHTKNMKLSDDVDLERIAKDTHGYVGADLAALCTEAALQCIREKMDVIDLEDESIDAEILNSMAVSNEHFQTALGTSNPSALRETVVEVPNVSWEDIGGLENVKRELQETVQYPVEHPEKFEKFGMSPSKGVLFYGPPGCGKTLLAKAIANECQANFISVKGPELLTMWFGESEANVREIFDKARGSAPCVLFFDELDSIATQRGSSVGDAGGAADRVLNQLLTEMDGMSAKKTVFIIGATNRPDIIDPALLRPGRLDQLIYIPLPDEDSRHQIFKACLRKSPVSKDVDLRALAKYTQGFSGADITEICQRSCKYAIRENIEKDIERERRKRDNPEAMEEDIEEEEVAEIKAAHFEESMKYARRSVSDADIRKYQAFAQTLQQSRGFGSEFRFSDTSTGGAGAGAGAASDPFASAGGADEDDLYS, via the exons ATGGCGAACCAACCCGAGTCCTCCGATGC TAAGGGAACAAAGAGAGATTTCAGTACTGCGATCTTGGAGCGCAAGAAGGCGCCCAATCGACTCGTCGTTGACGAAGCCGTAAATGATGACAACTCCGTCGTCGCGCTCCACCCTGACACCATGGATAAGCTCCAGCTTTTCCGCGGTGACACAATTCTTCTCAAG GGGAAGAAGAGGAAGGATACGGTCTGTATTGCGCTTGCCGACGATACCTGTGAAGAGCCCAAGATACGGATGAACAAGGTCGTCAGGAATAACCTTAGGGTTAGACTCGGTGACGTTGTTTCCGTTCACCCATGCCCTGATGTTAAGTACGGAAAGAGAGTGCACATCCTTCCCGTAGATGACACCATTGAGGGAGTTACTGGGAATCTCTTTGATGCTTACTTGAAGC CTTATTTCCTTGAGGCATATAGACCAGTGAGGAAAGGTGATTTGTTCCTTGTGAGAGGGGGTATGAGAAGTGTGGAGTTCAAGGTTATTGAAACCGATCCTGCAGAGTATTGTGTTGTTGCTCCTGACACTGAGATCTTCTGTGAGGGAGAGCCCGTTAAAAGGGAAGATGAGAATCGGTTAGACGAGGTTGGTTATGACGATGTTGGTGGTGTTAGGAAGCAGATGGCACAGATTAGAGAACTGGTTGAACTGCCATTGAGGCATCCACAGTTGTTCAAATCTATTGGTGTCAAGCCACCTAAAGGAATTCTTCTATATGGACCCCCTGGTTCTGGTAAGACTTTAATTGCTCGAGCTGTTGCAAACGAAACTGGAGCTTTCTTTTTCTGCATTAATGGCCCTGAGATCATGTCAAAACTTGCCGGTGAGAGTGAAAGCAATCTGAGGAAGGCATTTGAGGAAGCTGAGAAGAATGCACCCTCCATTATCTTCATTGATGAGATAGATTCGATAGCTCCAAAGAGGGAGAAGACTCATGGGGAAGTTGAGAGGAGAATTGTTTCCCAGCTGTTGACTCTCATGGATGGTCTTAAATCCCGTGCCCATGTAATTGTTATTGGAGCCACAAATCGTCCCAATAGCATTGACCCTGCCCTTAGGAGGTTTGGGAGGTTTGATCGGGAGATAGATATTGGCGTTCCAGATGAGGTTGGACGCCTTGAGGTTCTTCGTATACATACAAAGAATATGAAGCTTTCTGATGAT GTTGATTTAGAAAGGATCGCTAAGGACACACATGGATATGTTGGTGCTGATTTGGCTGCTTTGTGTACTGAAGCTGCACTTCAATGCATCAGAGAGAAAATGGACGTCATTGACTTGGAGGATGAGTCCATTGATGCTGAGATACTGAACTCAATGGCAGTGTCAAATGAGCATTTCCAGACTGCTCTTGGAACAAGCAATCCTTCTGCTCTCCGAGAAACC GTTGTTGAAGTGCCCAATGTCAGCTGGGAAGATATTGGTGGTCTTGAAAATGTTAAGAGAGAACTCCAAGAG aCGGTTCAATATCCAGTGGAACACCCTGAGAAATTTGAGAAGTTTGGAATGTCACCTTCGAAGGGGGTTCTTTTCTATGGGCCTCCCGGTTGTGGTAAAACCCTTTTGGCAAAAGCTATTGCCAATGAATGTCAGGCTAACTTCATCAGTGTCAAGGGTCCCGAGCTGCTTACCATGTGGTTTGGAGAAAGTGAGGCTAATGTGAGGGAAATTTTTGATAAAGCTCGTGGTTCTGCTCCATGTGTTCTGTTCTTCGATGAACTTGACTCTATTGCAACTCAG AGAGGCAGCAGTGTAGGAGATGCTGGTGGTGCTGCTGACAGGGTTTTGAATCAATTGCTTACAGAGATGGATGGTATGTCAGCGAAGAAAACTGTGTTCATCATTGGGGCCACTAATCGACCAGACATTATAGATCCTGCTCTTCTGCGACCAGGCCGTCTGGATCAATTGATTTATATTCCACTCCCAGATGAGGATTCCCGTCATCAGATATTTAAAGCTTGTTTGAGAAAATCTCCTGTTTCAAAAGATGTTGACCTTAGAGCTCTTGCCAAGTATACTCAAGGCTTCAGTGGTGCAGATATTACTGAAATTTGCCAGCGTTCATGCAAGTATGCTATAAGGGAGAACATTGAGAAG GACATCGAGAGAGAGAGGAGGAAAAGAGATAACCCTGAGGCAATGGAAGAGGATATTGAAGAGGAAGAGGTAGCTGAGATCAAGGCAGCTCATTTTGAGGAGTCAATGAAGTATGCACGAAGGAGTGTAAGTGATGCTGACATTCGCAAGTACCAGGCATTTGCGCAGACATTGCAGCAGTCAAGAGGATTTGGATCCGAGTTCAGGTTTTCAGATACCAGCACTGGTGGTGCTGGAGCAGGTGCTGGCGCTGCATCCGACCCTTTTGCAAGTGCTGGTGGAGCTGATGAAGATGATCTTTACAGTTAG